The sequence GAAGAGTAAGCAGTGTTGTGAGCAGGTAGACAACGAAGGCCATTATTCCAGGAACAAAGAAATCTATGAACTCTGCACCTTCACCATAGACCGGATCAGAATTCACCTTCACAGCAGGGTTAATGCCCTGATCCTCCATTGTCTTGGTTGCAGCATCTCCAACAGTGCTGAATATAGCATTTTTTATGTTAACAACACTTTCATCAGCCCTTATAACTATCTGAGTACTTTGATTGGATGAAGGGTTTGTTGCACCAGTATAAGCAGTTTTTGTGAAGTTTTCAGGAAAGATGATGACTGCGTAGGCCTTTCCATTCTCAACCTCACCAACAGCAGAAGCATCGTCTGGCATGTATTTGATGTTCAAAACCTTGGTGTCAAGGTTGTTGATTATTTCTTGGGAGAGTGAAAGGTTTTCGCCTCCAGGTACATGAAAACCAGTGTCGTGATTCACAACAACAACGTTAACGTCTTCCACATCCCCACTGAAGGCCAGGCCAAATACGAACATTGCAAAGATTGGTGCAAGGAGCATGAGAGCAATGGTACGTTTATCATTCTTGATGTCCCTGAAAACCCTCTTTGTAACTGCAAAGGTTCTTCTGAAGTTCATGGAACAACAACTCCTTCAAGATGATTCAATTCCTCAGTTCTTGAAAACTCAAGGAAGGCATCTTCAAGGGATTTGGTTCCTGTAGCCTTTAATATGTCTTCAGGAGGTCCTTCTGTGATTATTTTGCCCCTTTTAACGAATCCCACTCTGTCGCAGTGGCGTGCCTCATCCATGTAATGGGTTGTGATGAGTATGGTTATACCGGAATCCTTCAGCATGTTGAAGTAGTTCCAGAAGGATACCCTGAGTTCAGGATCGACACCAACGGTAGGTTCATCAAGAAAAAGTACTTCTGGCTCATGTATGAGGGTGCATGCCAGTGAAACCCTGTGTTTCATTCCTCCACTAAGGTTACCAGTCACCTCATCCTTCCAGTCTTCCAGATCTATGAATTTGAGGAGTTCACCAATTTTTTCATTTATTCTATCATTCTTCAGGCTGAAAATTTCCCCAAAAAATTTCAGGTTCTGTTTCACTGTGAGCCCATCGTAAAGAGCAGTTTCCTGGGGCATGTAACCTATGAGTTTAGATATTGCACTGTTTGGAACTTTTTTTCCAAAAATTTGGGCTTTTCCAGATGAGGCGTTTGATAAACCGCAGAGTACTCGTATGGTGGTTGTTTTACCTGCACCGTTAGGACCCAGTAATCCATAAATCTCACCCTTTTTTACTTTGAGGTTCATCCCATCCAAGGCTTTGAAATCACCAAACTTCTTTACAAGCTGGGATGTTTTTATGGCATAATCAACTTCTTCTTCCAATTTTATCACTTCCCTTCAGTTAATAAGGAATATGAACATGGCCTTTTTATAACTTGTGTAACTAACAGAGTATAAAATGGAGCAAATTGACATTTGTCAGCATGATCTGGTGAACATCTAATGATTCATCAAATTCTTGAAACCAATATCCAATCCAATAACCTCAAAATAACATCAATATCCTTTAAAATCTTTAAAAAAGTCAATTAAATGAAATTAAAAATTAAGAAGGTGACATATTGGCAGACATTCCAGTGGAAAATGAAACTTTAAACGCCCTTAAAACTATGGGACTTACAGATTATGAGACAAGGGCTTACGTGGCTTTAACATCGGTTATATCTGGAACAGCGACGGAGTTAAGTGAAGCATCAAACGTTCCACGTTCTAAGATATACGTTGTCCTGAAGTCCCTTGTGAAGAAGGGATTTGTGGAAATGAGCAGAGGCAAACCACTGCAATTCACTGTTGTACCTCCCCATGAGGTCTTCAAAAGGTCGAGAAATGAAATAATGGAAACAATGGACAAGGCTGAAGCTGAATTGAACGTGGTCTACGAAACCCAGATACCCAACGTACCAGCACCCATATGGCTCGTGCACGGTCCTGAGAAGATCGTGAACAAGGAACTCGAGATCATCTCAAGGGCGGAAGAATCCCTGATCATAATGGCAGGGTTTATGTTCAAGGAAGAACCTAGCAAATTAAAAGAATTAATTAAACCAGTAATTAAAAAGGGGGTGGATGTAAGAATCATAACTGTACCCCACTCTGTGGTGGATGATGATGTGATACATGTATCTCCAGTTCTCGAGAACGTGGGTTGCGACCTGAAGGTACTGCAGATACCCAACATAAAAATGGTTTTAAGGGATAAAAAGGAAATGCTCGTGGCGTTCTCCAAGTTTTCAGGAGAAAGCGCAGTTTCAAAAACCTCAATTGGAATATGGAACCAGTACAAAGAGTTTGTTGAAACTATTGGGGGGATATACGAATTTGTGTGGAGCACAGAACTCTTTAAGGAAGCACAGATTTAAAAAAAGTTCATAGTTCATTTATTTAAAGTCATATTGTCCACATAATTTGTTTTAATCTTCTAAAATAAATTTTAAGTAGATTTTAATTATTTTAAATGGATTATACTCCTTCAGATAGATATTGGAAAAAAATTCCAGATGAATTTTCAGATAAGCATATACCTTCTAAAAATAAAAGTTGAAGGTACAAAATGTTTGTGAGCATATAAATTGTTTATAAACCTTAAAAAACAGTTCAATCATAAATCAAAATAATTTAATGAATTTTTAAGAATGATAAATAATTTTAAAAGAATTTAGGGTGATTATATGAAAGCATTATTTGTTGTTACAGGAAGGGGCATAGGAGGGGATGCAATGACAGCCCTCAACATAGCAAGGGCTCTTGAAAAGAGGGGAGTTGAATGTGAGTTCGCCCTGGATCCCACAGCGCCAGGTTTACTATTTAAAAAACATGGAATAACATGGCACAAAACCAGCGTTCCACAGGCGGGAGGACACGCTGCAACAAAGGCAAAAATGGCCAAGGCAGCATTTAAAACATTCAAAGCAGTACTGGGAGCATCAAGACTTTGCAAAAAAGTTAAACCCAATGTTGTGGTGGGAGTGATAGGTGGAGGTGCAGTTGTGGGATGTCTTGGAGCACTCGTTGCAAGGGTTCCATCTGTTGGAGTTCTCATAACCCCAATGGATGCCAACATCTGCACAAAGGTCACAACGAACGTTGCATTACCTGAGTCCAATTTATTCCAGTTGGAAAGTGCGGAACTTGAAAAGCTCAACACTAAAAAAGCTTACTCTCCAATAAACCCCGAAGTAATAGTGGGTGATAGGGAAAAAGCCCTTAAAAAAATGCCAGAAGGTTATGATCCAGCTTTACCAACTGTTCTCTTCTCATCAGGTTCAACACTCTTTGAAAAAATGGCCCAGGGTGTGGAAAAACTTGGAGAAAGCCAAACTCATGCTAATATACTTGTTGTTGGAGACCCCTTGGAAGAGGATTACCTGAATTACTTCGAATCTGAAAAGGTGTTCTATCTGGGTTACGTAGACTGGATACGCGACCTTTACAAGCTCGTTGATGTGGCTGTGGTCACAGATGATGGTATGATGATACATGAAGCCATGGCATGCAACATACCTGTTGTGGCACTTTTAGGAGTGAAGTATGGACGTTACCACAATTTAGCTGCAGTCTTCAAGGGTGCTGTGCTTGAGGCTGAACTTGAAAACCTTGAAACAGTCCTAGAAGATGCTTTCAGAGATATGGATGAGATGAAGCTGAATGCTTCCAAGTATGGGACAGACGTTTTAAATTCAGCTGATGATATTGCAGAGATGATCTACAGTAAGATTCATAAATAAGATTTTAAAATAGACTGATGACCTTATTTAATTTTTAAAATCTTTTTTTTTAGGACTATAACATTTTAACATGAAGAATTAATTTTTCGTTAAATGTAACCTAAATGGAGATATTACATGATGACTATACCTCTTTGTAAAGGAATGGGACGGGCTGTAGGTGCTAAAAGTGTTGGTGCTAAAGCTGCAGGTCTTGGAAAGATAGGATTTCTTGGAGAAACAGTGCACTAATTCAAGATTTCATTTTTCACTTCATTTGATGTGAGAGTTTTCAGTATTTCCATACCTTTTATGTGCAAGTTCTGATATAATTCTTCAAAAATAGTTTTTTCAATTTCAGGTTGTGTTAATTCTTCCATCAGGCCACCACCAATCGACTAAAAAGTCTATTCCATGGCCTGCCAGCCTTACACTTGCTTAAATAAAATATCAGTATTTAAATAGTAAATAAGTTACGAGTAAAAGTTAAGAAAAGAACAAAAATAAAGATATCCTTTAGTTAATGAGTTTAAGAATTACAATCTTTTAAATTTGTAATTGTACGAATAAGCGTGTAGGATTTAACATGTTTAATATTTTCTGGATTATAATCGGAAGTTATAACCTCTAAATTCTTATGCTTAAAACATAAATCATGAGCATCTAAAAAAATATCTACATCAGGATAATGAATTTTTTTCTCTAATATCTTTTGGATAGTTGGATACTTTCCTGTTCGTGTGTGGAATTGCATATTTGAACGGAACTCCTTTTTTCTAAAGTCCACATCGCGATTTAAATCCAGTGCTATCCTATCAAAAGTATCTGCTATTTTTTTACTATTTTCCATAGGTTTAAATTTTGTGTTTGTCCATTTTTTAGTTGGTTTAAAAAAATTTTCTTACTTTTTTATAACAAAATATTAGTTTTTTTAAGTTGTTTAAATGGTTTAAATTTAAATTTAAAATAGTAAATTTAATATATGGGTGAGAGCAGATTTATTTTCATGACCAAACAAAAACAAACTGCTCTCAATAGTTATTTTGGTGTTAAACAATATAAACTTTATGATTGGGTGAACATTAATCTAAAAAAAGATGAATTAATCCCTGAAAAACACCAAGACCCCATAGAAAATACTGAAAAATCTAAAATCGTGTCTAAAGACCATGATAATATTTATAGTTTGATGAAACCAGTTTGTCCATCTTGTAACTCAAAAAAATATGTTAAACATGGTTTTAACCAAAAATTAATCCTTATTAAAGGAATGGAACCTTTTAAAATCAGATTACAAAGATATAAATGCAAAAACTGTGACGGATATTATCAAACACATCTTGATAACATATTAAAACAAAATTCAACATATAATAATGAAATTAAAGAGTATCCAAGTATTATTAATGCTTTACAACGAATTTCATTGAGGAATATATCGAAAATTATTGAATTAGACTGGAATAAAAGGCCTTCACCCCAATCGATCAAGAATTGGCTATCAAAAACAATTAAAAATAGAAATAACAATACCAAAAGAGATTATTCCGGATATTATAACTATGATGAACAATACGTTAAAATTAACGGTAAATGGATGTTTAGATTAGCTTTATTCGACGTTAAAAACAATATTTTAGTCAAAGAAAAAATTGAGGAAAAACTAAATCCACAAACTGTTAAAAGCTTTTTAAAGAAAATACGAGATAAAATACATATAATTGCCATAACAACAGATAACAAACCATATTACAGAAATATAATGGATAAATTAAGAATAAAACATCAACTATGTATATTTCACTTAAAAAAAGAATTAAATACCAAAATAAAAAGGATAAAACGCAAAAATAAACTGAATAAAGAAGAAATTGAACAAATAAAAAATATTAAAAACTTAATATTTGAAATAATAGATTCAAAAAACTATAATGAATCAAAAAAATTATTCAACAAACTTAAAAAAGAAATAAACAACCATTCATCTTCATTTATTAAATTCATAAATAAAAAATTCCTAAAAAACTTCAATAGATATACAAACTATCTAAAAGATAGAAATATCACGAAAACAAGCAACAAAATAGAAAATTACTTTAGAAACACACTTCCCAAAGGAATAAAAAGAATATTCAAAACAAAAAAAGGATTAAAAGAACAATTAACACTACAAAAAGAAAAATGGGAAACTAAACAAAAAAATAAAAAAACATCAACTAAAAATTAGACAAACCCTAAATTTTTCATTTTTCCAAATTTCTTCAATAGTTATCCTTATTTTTCTGGTGTCTAAATCTATTTCAGAAGAATTAGCTAGCTGAATAATATCCTTTTTACTAAATTTACCCTCAGTATTTTTCAATTCGGACCACAAAAATAATAATAAATTAGAATATGAGTTTTTAAATTCCTTAATTTTACGACGAGTCTCGTTTTTGACAGTTTCAGACCAATATTTTAAATCCTCAATAGCAAATGCACTCTCTGCGTAAGGATGCCATGGATCCCATTTAAAAATATAGCCTACTGGCACATTTGTATCAAAAAAAATAGGCATTTATAGTTACTCCTTCATAACGGCATATAAACTGTCGATTGTGTTTTGATGTTTGCCTGAAGGAGTATACATCTCTAAATAAAACTTTTCTTTATCTTGGGAAAACTCTTCTTCAAAAGATGCATATTTTTGTTCATATTTAGATAACATTTCCTCTGTTACTTGATCTTGAGAGGATATATCTCCAAATAAATTTTCTTTAGTGAAGACTATTTCTTTAAAGTCCTTAAATAATTTTATAATAAAATTAAGTTCTTTAATATTGGGGTTAATATGATCTTGATTTTTTAGTAAATACTCTGTAATTTGTTGAATTTCTAAAAAATCGAAAAATTCATCCTCAATTAACGGGTCTTTTTTAAACATAACCCTTAATTTATCCATACTTTCAAATATTGGACGAATATCAATAGTATGCAAATATTTAACATATTCCTTATTTAATCTCTGATTATCAAGTATGGTGGCATATTCTTGGGCATATTTTTGAGTATTAGATTTTTTAATACGCAGGTGTTTCCTTAAGTTATGTAAACTTTCCTTTAAATTATCTAAGATGCTGAAAAATTTAGTTTTATACTTATTGAACGTTTTATTAAAATTATTACTAAGTTCCAATGAAGGAATTGTTAAAGGTTCTCCTAAAATAGTCCTTCCACAACCGTATGCCATTTTTTCACCCAAACCAGAAAAATCAATACTACTATACTAAATTAGCAAGTCTGTTTAATAAATAACTCTATATGTAATATAAAAATATGTCGATTAGATTATTCATGAAAAATTTAATTTTGTCATACATTCCTTATTCCTCTTCAGGTACTGTTAAATTACCTAATGGTTGTTTAAACCATTTTTCAACCATTTGATATTATTTATAAATCTTACGAGTAAAAGTTAAGAAAAGAACAACAAAAGTTTTAGAAAAAATTGCATCAAAACAAATTACAGCAAATTTTTCTGTATCATAAGAACTATTATTCCATTTCCCCCACCCACACCAAAGCTTGCAGGTATCAGTTCATATCCTAGTTTTTCAAGTTTTATCACTCTTTCATTAAAGTTTATCTCATTTGTTGCATGTACAATTTTATATTTCAAGTTTTCAGTATCTTCTTTTTTTCCAAACATTATTTATTCCTCATTAGAATCCCATTGAGAGTGTTACAAGAAACCTTAAAAGCTTAAATACACTACTTTGAACTTATACTTTAAATCCGAAAATTTAAAAATTAAATGGAATGAAACTTTTGATATTGTTAGTTATTCCGGATTTTCTAAACAAAGTGATCTTAAGGTTAAATTCTGAAATTGAGTGAAATAATCATTTTCATCAAAAACCGTTCCTATACCTTCAAATAAGCAATTGTCAAAATCATAATAAATCTCTTGAAAATTTTCTAAATTTGATACTCTTACAAAAATAGACTCTGTAAGAAAATTAGTTATATTTAAAATATAAATCATACTCCTTTTTATATTCTTTAACAAATTATCTTTATAATAATCCTCATCAGAATCATAAACAAAAGAAGCATTATAATGTAAAAAATGACGTCTAGACATGAAATAATGGATATAAGACACTCCATCGGAATTATTATCATTCTCAATACAATACTTCACTAAACTCATAGCAATTTTTAAAGTGTTTATATCCTCATTAATAACAGGATCACCACTTATTGTGCATTGTTCACAAAGAGAAGAATAATCCTTAATTAATTTAGCACAATTTTTAACAGTTTCATTACAGATATCTTTAGGGTATGTTATATCTAAGTTTTTAAGTTCATTATTCGAAGTAATTAATAAAAAGGGTTTAAAATAACATTCCCTTAAAAATTTTGTTTTTACTATTTTCAAGTTAAATCTATTAATTTTTTTGGCATGGGAATTTTTTCGCGTTTTAGGCTCAAAAATTCTTAAAACAATAGATATAGAAGTAAATAAAGAATAATAAAAAGAGATATAAACTAAATAGAAGTAATGATGATAATTCATACTATTTGTTAAACTTTTATTCAATGAAGTTTGAACATAAGCCTCATTTATCCACATATTTTCAAATAAAGGAGTCAACAATGCTTTCAATTCTTCATCTAGTTTAGGCTTCTTAGATATTGTTGCATTAAAAACTCTTTTATACAAAAATTGAAAAACTTGGCTCATATCCTCAGGATCACTTAACCCTAATCCCTTAAGATTATTTTGAATACTTAATTTGAAATTATTTAAGCTATGATCTATCCTCCGGAGTTCCGCATATTTTTGTCCCATATAATCCCTCTATTTTATATTGTATTGTTAGAACGAACATAAACTTCTAAATATAGAGCCCATAGTTCTTAATCAAACAACAATTAATATAATGATTCATCATATATTAATAATAAATATGACAAAAAGAGGTAGGATAATGACCAGATATGAAGAATTGAGCAAAGCAGCTAACAAAGCCCAGACTGAAAGAGAAGAAAACCTTTTTGAATGTAAAAGATTTTTGATAGGGTTACGTGAAGGATTTGTTGAATATTTACAATGTCCTGATGATGCCTTTAAATTTGCAGATGCAATTAACTTAGAAGAAAGTAATCTAAATGAAGCCATCCATACAATGGACAACTTTTTTCATATTGGATTTTTATTAACCATACCTGAAAATTTAGAAAGAAAATATCCAAATCAAACTTTGAAATATGGATTAAAACTGAAAAAAAAGGAAGAGGCTTTTATTGTTAAATTACATAATGATGAAACTGAATTTAAAATTCACAAAGATAATCCAGAAAAATTCAAAGAATTTTATGAATATTTGTTTAATGAAATAATGGAAATTTATGAAGAAGAATTT is a genomic window of Methanobacterium congolense containing:
- a CDS encoding ABC transporter permease, with protein sequence MNFRRTFAVTKRVFRDIKNDKRTIALMLLAPIFAMFVFGLAFSGDVEDVNVVVVNHDTGFHVPGGENLSLSQEIINNLDTKVLNIKYMPDDASAVGEVENGKAYAVIIFPENFTKTAYTGATNPSSNQSTQIVIRADESVVNIKNAIFSTVGDAATKTMEDQGINPAVKVNSDPVYGEGAEFIDFFVPGIMAFVVYLLTTLLTLLAFVGERTSGTLERILTTPVKESEIVCGYALAFGIVGTIQAAFLLAVGVLVFKIDVVGNVLLAFLVVALLAVVSQALGILLSSLANREGQAVQFIPFIILPVFLLSGVFWPIEAIPTWLRPLSYVVPPTYAVDACRAVILKGWGLGKIWIDVAVLVAFATLFLVMAALSLKRKND
- a CDS encoding glycosyltransferase — encoded protein: MKALFVVTGRGIGGDAMTALNIARALEKRGVECEFALDPTAPGLLFKKHGITWHKTSVPQAGGHAATKAKMAKAAFKTFKAVLGASRLCKKVKPNVVVGVIGGGAVVGCLGALVARVPSVGVLITPMDANICTKVTTNVALPESNLFQLESAELEKLNTKKAYSPINPEVIVGDREKALKKMPEGYDPALPTVLFSSGSTLFEKMAQGVEKLGESQTHANILVVGDPLEEDYLNYFESEKVFYLGYVDWIRDLYKLVDVAVVTDDGMMIHEAMACNIPVVALLGVKYGRYHNLAAVFKGAVLEAELENLETVLEDAFRDMDEMKLNASKYGTDVLNSADDIAEMIYSKIHK
- a CDS encoding ABC transporter ATP-binding protein, yielding MEEEVDYAIKTSQLVKKFGDFKALDGMNLKVKKGEIYGLLGPNGAGKTTTIRVLCGLSNASSGKAQIFGKKVPNSAISKLIGYMPQETALYDGLTVKQNLKFFGEIFSLKNDRINEKIGELLKFIDLEDWKDEVTGNLSGGMKHRVSLACTLIHEPEVLFLDEPTVGVDPELRVSFWNYFNMLKDSGITILITTHYMDEARHCDRVGFVKRGKIITEGPPEDILKATGTKSLEDAFLEFSRTEELNHLEGVVVP
- a CDS encoding transposase family protein; the protein is MGESRFIFMTKQKQTALNSYFGVKQYKLYDWVNINLKKDELIPEKHQDPIENTEKSKIVSKDHDNIYSLMKPVCPSCNSKKYVKHGFNQKLILIKGMEPFKIRLQRYKCKNCDGYYQTHLDNILKQNSTYNNEIKEYPSIINALQRISLRNISKIIELDWNKRPSPQSIKNWLSKTIKNRNNNTKRDYSGYYNYDEQYVKINGKWMFRLALFDVKNNILVKEKIEEKLNPQTVKSFLKKIRDKIHIIAITTDNKPYYRNIMDKLRIKHQLCIFHLKKELNTKIKRIKRKNKLNKEEIEQIKNIKNLIFEIIDSKNYNESKKLFNKLKKEINNHSSSFIKFINKKFLKNFNRYTNYLKDRNITKTSNKIENYFRNTLPKGIKRIFKTKKGLKEQLTLQKEKWETKQKNKKTSTKN
- a CDS encoding TrmB family transcriptional regulator, producing MADIPVENETLNALKTMGLTDYETRAYVALTSVISGTATELSEASNVPRSKIYVVLKSLVKKGFVEMSRGKPLQFTVVPPHEVFKRSRNEIMETMDKAEAELNVVYETQIPNVPAPIWLVHGPEKIVNKELEIISRAEESLIIMAGFMFKEEPSKLKELIKPVIKKGVDVRIITVPHSVVDDDVIHVSPVLENVGCDLKVLQIPNIKMVLRDKKEMLVAFSKFSGESAVSKTSIGIWNQYKEFVETIGGIYEFVWSTELFKEAQI